In Strigops habroptila isolate Jane chromosome 2, bStrHab1.2.pri, whole genome shotgun sequence, one genomic interval encodes:
- the AKAP17A gene encoding A-kinase anchor protein 17A, with product MAAATIVHDTSEAVELCAPCGLYLKPITKMTISVALPQLKQPGKSISNWEVMERLKGMVQTNQFSTLRISKSTMDFIRFEGEVENKSLVKSFLACLDGKTIKLSGFSDILKVRAAEYKIDFPTRHDWDSFFRDAKDMNETLPGERPDTIHLEGLPCKWFAAKDSGSEKPSEEILIKVFKNFGEIRNVDIPMLDPYREEMTGRNFHTFSFGGHLNFEAYVQYQEYAGFIKAMNALRGMKLMYKGDDGKAVACNIKVSFDSTKHLSDASIKKRQLERQKLQELEKQREEQKRKEKEAEEKQKEEERKQRELEEYERERKREEKLRKREQKQKDREVRRNKKQLEKLQAEEQKKLQEKIKLEERKLLLAQRNLQSIRLIAELLSRAKTVKLLEQEQNEERICLQQLEERRRLQEAELKRVEEEKERALGLQRKEKELREKLLNNLLSKKMDAVNQSKEETEASQSDVPKTPTGVPHTVSSSCITSTSGQAVTSKLASSSQGDVATSESVNTQCKYLNGNIHDKVHVKEGQKFHTTNSESCSQKRSSGVLSCLPVNNQQQKSLSSYDQNTCRKDLRCEQGKHSTEPIRRKSRSCSSINTDESKGKRERNRHRRGESYQDEKRRKERRYYRHSSRSYSPRRSHSPRRRSVSPRRSHYRRTRSRERKRDRRERSRSRRSVSRRRRHRRSLSKQRSTWSG from the exons atGGCTGCTGCAACAATAGTTCATGATACATCAGAAGCTGTAGAGCTCTGTGCTCCCTGTGGGTTATACCTTAAACCCATTACAAAAATGACCATCAGTGTGGCACTTCCTCAGCTGAAACAACCAGGAAAATCCATTTCGAACTGGGAAGTGATGGAAAGATTGAAAGGGATGGTGCAAACTAATCAGTTTTCCACGCTGCGGATTTCTAAAAGCACAATGGATTTCATCCGGTTTGAAGGAGAGGTTGAAAACAAAAGTTTGGTTAAATCTTTCCTGGCATGCCTTGATGGCAAAACAATAAAGCTGAGTGGCTtctctgacattttaaaagtcCGTGCCGCAGAATATAAGATTGACTTTCCAACCAGGCATGACTGGGACTCGTTTTTCCGCGATGCAAAAGATATGAATGAAACTTTGCCTGGGGAAAGGCCAGATACTATTCACTTAGAAGGCTTACCTTGTAAGTGGTTTGCGGCAAAGGACTCTGGCTCCGAAAAGCCTAGTGAAGAAATCCTTATAAAAGTGTTCAAGAACTTTGGAGAAATACGTAATGTGGACATACCCATGCTGGACCCGTACAGAGAAGAAATGACTGGCAGGAATTTTCACACTTTCAGTTTTGGAGGCCATTTAAATTTTGAAGCTTACGTTCAGTATCAAGAGTATGCAGGTTTCATTAAGGCCATGAACGCCCTGCGAGGGATGAAGCTCATGTATAAAGGTGATGACGGCAAAGCAGTGGCTTGCAATATAAAG GTTTCTTTTGACTCAACAAAACACCTCAGTGATGCATCAATTAAGAAGCGTCAGCTCGAAAGGCAAAAGCTTCAAGAGcttgaaaaacagagagaagaacaaaaacgtaaagagaaagaagctgaagaaaaacaaaaagaggaagaaag GAAGCAGAGAGAGCTTGAAGAatatgagagagagagaaaaagagaagaaaagttgCGCAAGagggaacagaaacagaaagatcGTGAAGTTCGACGAAACAAAAAGCAACTTGAAAAGCTTCaagctgaagaacagaaaaaactgCAAGAGAAGATAAAGTTAGAAGAAAGGAAGCTCCTGTTAGCTCAGAGAAATCTTCAGTCTATTAGGCTAATTGCAGAACTGCTAAGCAGGGCAAAG ACAGTAAAGCTTTTGGAGCAAGAACAGAATGAAGAAAGGATTTGTCTTCAGCAGCTAGAGGAGAGACGAAGGCTCCAGGAGGCTGAACTCAAACgtgtggaagaagaaaaggaaagagcacTGGGgttgcagagaaaagaaaaggaactgagGGAAAAACTACTGAACAATCTTCTGAGCAAGAAAATGGATGCAGTTAAtcaaagcaaagaagaaactgaagcatCTCAGTCTGATGTGCCGAAAACCCCTACTGGTGTTCCACACACTGTGTCTTCCAGCTGCATCACTTCTACCTCAGGGCAGGCTGTTACAAGCAAACTGGCTTCCAGCTCTCAAGGTGACGTAGCAACCTCTGAGAGTGTAAACACTCAATGCAAGTACTTGAATGGCAACATTCATGACAAAGTTCATGTCAAAGAAGGTCAGAAATTTCATACCACAAACTCTGAGAGCTGTTCTCAGAAAAGAAGTTCAGGGGTACTTTCATGTCTTCCTGTCAATAACCAGCAACAGAAGAGCCTCTCTAGCTATGACCAGAATACTTGCAGGAAGGACTTGCGCTGTGAGCAGGGCAAACATAGCACAGAGCCAATAAGGAGAAAGAGCCGTTCATGTAGCAGCATAAACACTGATGAGAGTAAGGGTAAACGAGAGAGGAACAGACACAGAAGAGGTGAGAGTTACCAGGATGAAAAGcgcaggaaagaaaggaggtaTTATAGACACTCTAGCAGAAGTTACAGTCCTCGACGAAGCCATAGTCCTCGTCGGAGAAGTGTAAGCCCTAGACGTTCACATTACAGAAGAACTCGCAGTAGGGAACGTAAACGAGACAGACGAGAAAGAAGTCGTAGTCGCAGAAGTGTGAGCAGGAGGCGGAGGCACCGGAGATCGCTGAGTAAGCAAAGGAGTACTTGGAGTGGGTAG